The Acidobacteriota bacterium nucleotide sequence ATGCTGTTCGGCGGCGAGGCGCGATAGGAGAGACGATGCGGATGATGGCCATCATCGAGCGCGAGTTGCGGCGGTTCTTCCGCTCGCCGGCGTTGATGATGGCGTCGATGATCTTCCCGCTGGTGCAGCTGATCGTGCTGGGCAACGCGTTCGGCGGGAAGATCACGGACGCGCGCGTGGCCATCGTAGATCAGGATGGCGGACCGCAGGCGCTCAAGATCCGGCAGGCGTTCGACGCCATCCACTCCACCGCCAAGACGGTGACGCCGGTGCTCTACACCAGCGACAAGCAGGCGATGGAAGACGTGCGCAACGGCAAGATCGATGGCGCGATCGTGATCCCGCCGCAGTATTCGCAGCGCGTCTACGAGAAGAACCGGCCCCAGATCGCGCTCATCGTCGACAACACCGACAACTTCATGACGTCCACGCTGGAGGAAAAGCTCAACCAGCTGACCGTGGCCCTCAACCGTCCCGACGTGGAACCGCGCCTGCTGCAGCAGACTGCGCTCCAGGTGGTGGAACTCTATCCCTACATCGAGTACATGAAGTATCTGCTGCCGGGGTCGATCGCGCTGGCCATGTTCGTGAGCGTGATGATCGGCGGCGGCATGTTGTACATCGACGACAAGGCGCGCGGCATCCACGAAGGCTTTCTGGTCACGCCCATCACCAAGCTGGAACTGGTATTCGGGCTCACGCTTGCGGGCACGCTGAAGGCGATGGGCGCGGGAATCGTGCTCACGGTGATCGGCTCGCTGATCTGTGGCGTGAGCACGATCTTCAATCCCATCAAGCTGTTCTGGCTGCTCATCCTGATCGCGCTCACCTCGATGGCGTTCGTCACCATGATGTTCATGATCATGGTGCGGGTGGACGATCCGCTGGTGCCGCGCGCCATCTTCGGCATCCTCAACACGCTGCTCTTCTTTCCTTCGGGAGCGATCTATCCCATCAAGGCTTTTCCCGGCTGGCTGAAAGTGGTCGCGTGGATCGACCCTTTCAGTTATGCGGTGCACGGATTCAAAGCCTTGCTGCTGAAACAGGCCGGGCTCGCTGCAATCTGGGGCGACATGCTGTATCTTGCGGTATTCACGCTGGTGATGATGACCGGCGTCACGCTGCTGTTCAAGCGCACTCTCTGAACCTTGCCGGGATGTTATGTCCTCACTGCTGAACGCTCCCGCGTATGACGAGCCCCGCGAGAAGCGGCGGACGAAACTGATTTGGATCGGGATCGTCATCCTGCTGCTCCTGCTCGCCGGCCTCTACCGGATGCGCAACTGGACTTACGAGCGCACGGTCGACAACTTCTTCACCCGCATCGAGCAGAAGGATTTCGAAGCTGCCTACGCCATCTATCAGGCAGACCCGGACTGGAAGTCGCATCCGGAGAAGTACAAGAACTATTCCTTTGGGCAGTTCTACCTCGACTGGGGACCGAGCGGGGACTGGGGGCCGATCAAGAGTCACCACCAGATGTGCGCCGCCAGGATCGGTACCGGCGTGATCGTCGCCACCACGATCAATGGCCGGCCCGAGCCCGCATACATGTGGGTGGAGACGAAAGACCACACCATGACCGTGGCGCCCAGCCACCTGCGGCTCGAGTGTGGGGGGGTCTGGAAGTATCTGCGCGATCTAACGCGCTAGCGCTGCGCGAGCGAAGCGCCTTCGAAGTGGTTCACGACTCTCTGCAAAGAAGTCTCATCCTCCACGTTCAAGCAGGTCTTCGCGCGATCGATCTGGCGCATCAATCCGCCGAGGACCGTGCCCGGGCCAACCTCAACGAATGTCTCGGTCCCCTTGGCGATGAGGGCCTGGACGCAATCGGTCCAGCGGACGGCGCCAGTGACCTGGCGAATGAGTGCGTCGCGAGCCTTGTCTTCGCGAACGTTGTCGGGTGAGGTGATGACCTCGGCGTCCACGTTCGTGACCAGCGGGACATTCATGGGATGGAACGCTGCCGCTTTCAGCTCGGTGGCGAGACGGTCCTGCGCCGGCTGCATCAGCGCGCAATGGAAGGGCGCGCTGACGGGAAGCATGACGGCGCGCTTGGCGCCACGCTGCTTGGCCAGTTCCGCCGCGCGTTCGACCGCAGCCTTCGTGCCCGAGATCACGATCTGTCCGGGCGAGTTGATGTTTGCGGGCGAAACCACTTCGCCCTGCGCGCTCTCCGCGCAAACCTTTTCCACTTCCGCGAGCGACAGAGCGAGGATGGCAGCCATCGCGCCCAGCCCTGTGGGTACCGCCTCCTGCATATACCGGCCACGGTTGCGGACGATGCGGACCGCATCGTCAAAGGTCAGGGTGCCGGCGGCGACGTGCGCGGAGTATTCGCCGAGCGAGTGTCCGGCGACGAGGTTGGGTGCGATGCCTTTCTCGCGCAGCACACGAAACGCGGCCACCGAGACCGTGAGGATGGCCGGCTGCGTGACCTCCGTCATCTTCAAGCGCTCTTCCGGGCCTTCCCAGCAGAGTTGCGAAAGCTTGTAGCCGAGGGCGGCGTCGGCTTCGTCGAAGGTTTCCTGCGCTACGGGATACATGGCGGCAAGTTCGCGGCCCATGCCAACCGCCTGCGAGCCTTGGCCGGGGAAGAGAAAGGCTGTAGTGCGAAGGGTGCCGCCGGCCGTCGTCATGCCTGCACCGGGACCTCGACGCGCCGGGCGTGCGCGGCGAGTTCCTGCTCGATGGCGCCGTTGGTGCCGCCGGTGGCGAATTCCGAAGCGACGCGCAGCGCGTTCTTGATGGCGTTCGAGTTGGAGGAGCCGTGCGTGATGATGCAGACGCCCTTCAGCCCGAGCAGCGGCGCGCCGCCATATTCCGAATAATCGAGACGCTTCTTGAAGTCGGCAAAGGCGCGGCGCGAGAGCAGCGCGCCCATCTGCGAGGTGATGGTGGCGGAGAGCGACTGCTTGAGCAGATGGCGCACGGTCTCGACCATGCCTTCGGAGATCTTGAGCGCGACGTTGCCCACGAAGCCGTCGCACACGATCACGTCTACTTTGCCGTTGTAGAGGTCGCGCCCTTCCACGTTGCCGACAAAGTTCAGCGGCAGGCGCTTGAGCAGCGTATAGGCCTCGCGGGTGAGCTCATTGCCCTTGGACTCTTCCGCTCCGATGGAGAGCAGGCCCACGCTGGGACGCGCCGTCCCAAAAATAGTGCGGTAATAGATCTCGCCCATGATGGCGAACTGCTCGAGGTTGTGGGGTTTGGAGTCGACGTTCGCGCCCACGTCGATCATGATCGTCGCCTTGGAGTGGACGGCGGTAGGGAAGACGGCGGCGAGGCCGGGCCGGTCGACCTTGGGCAGGGCGCCGAGGACCATCTTCGCTGTGGCCATGGCGGCGCCAGTGTTGCCGGCGGTGACAAACCCCTGTGCGCGGCCTTCGCGGACAAGCCGCAGTCCCACGCGCAACGTGGAATCACGCTTGGAGCGGACGGCGGTCGCGGCCTTTTCGTGCATGCCGATGACCTCGCTCGCGTGCGCGATCTCGATGGGCAGATTCGAAGCGGCGGGATGGTGCGCGAGCTCGGCGCGGAGCACGTCTTCCTTGCCGACCAGGATCACCCCCAGCCCGTAATGGCGCGCGGCAAGGATCGCGCCTTCGACCTCAGGCTTCGGCGCCCGGTCCGAACCCATCGCATCGAGGCTGATGACTGCCGGCATCGGCAAGGAGAAAAGCGCTACTTGGACTCGACTTCCACGACTGCGCGGCCCTTGTAGTAGCCACACTTCGCGCAGGCCCGGTGCGGGACCTTACGCTCGTGACAGTTGGGGCACTCGGAGAGCGCGGGTGCAGACAGGAAATCGTGCGCGCGACGCCGCGAGGTGCGGGCTTTCGAGTGTCGCCGTTTCGGATTTGGCATGACAACCTCAACCATCTAACCCGGTCCCGCCGCGCGGGACCGCGCTGAATTTCAAGACTCTAACCGTCCAACTTGCTGCGCATCTCGCGCAGCGCGTTCCAGCGTGGATCCGAGCGGACGGGAACGCAGGCGCACTTCCCCTGGTTCAGGTTCTTCCCGCACTGCGCGCACAGGCCATTGCAATCCTCGCGGCAGACCGCCTTGACGGGTACGGAGAGCAACACCTGCTCGCGCAGCACGTCTTCCAGCGCCAACCCTTCACCCTTGTAAAAACCGACCTCGGTCTCCGCTTCGGAGATCGAGACCTCGTCATCGCGCTCCACCGCTCCCAAGGGACGGTAGAGCAGGTCAAAATCGGCCTGCACCTCGCGCGTGACCGGTTCCAGGCAGCGCGCACATTGGATCTCGACCTGGCCGGAAAACGAGCCGGTCAAGCGGATATCCTTGATCGTCTCTCTGACGCCGTGCGTGCGTTCTTCGAGCAACTCGGCACGGCCCTGGATACGCAGCGGTCCGCTCTGTTGCATCTCCGCTCCAAGGTCTACCTGACCGGCAGGGAATTCCCGGTCGAACTCGAGGGCCTCGGTCTCCACATCGCGGACACGGATGAACATACAGCAGGGCTCGCGCACCGCCTTCCCCGCAGCCACGACGGCAGCCGCACAGAAGGCGATATTCTGCTCAGGGCAAAATTCAAGAATAGCGGCGGCAGCGGCATAGTGTCAAGGAATGCACTGCTGCTGCCGCTTTCGACTACTGGAGTGACCGCGTGCAGACCGGTGGATTGCCCGCGTTCGGATCGAAGGTGATGATGCTCATCTGGTCAGAACAGAAGGAACGCCGGCCCGTACTTGGATCCATCGGGACAGCGATCAAGCCGTAGGCGTTGACTTGTGGCGCTCCGACCGCATTGATGATCAGGAAGGTGAAGCCGCTCTTCGGGCACGGCTGGGTCATGCAGCCGAGCACCCAATCCACCAAGCCGGAGCGGGCCGCGGTAGGAGCCATCGCGTTGCCGCCGAGCTTGGCGAGGTCATCGGCATAGCCGCCATAGATGATCTGATAGTTCTGTTGCGCGGTGTTCAAGGTACGGAGCGTCCCCACGGCGGAGGACTCGTTGGCCTGTATCCGGGCGGACAACAGGTTGGGGATCGCGATCGCCGCGATGATGAGTATGATCGCGACCACGATCAGCAGTTCGATCAACGAAAAGCCACGTTCACGTTCCATGCGCATGCGTCTACCCTGCTCTCCAAGACGAAGTGTTACTCTCAATAGCTAACGAAGTTCGTTCCTGGGGAGGGTACGAATGGGGAGGATGGGGCCGGCCACCGGCGGCTAAAACACGCCTCCTACTGGCAGCAGAAATATAACACAGCGGCCGATTCGAGCCAACCGCAGCCAGAGATTCGCACCCAGAAATTAAAAGATAGGCCAGGGCCTCCCCTAGGCCTATCTGCTTGTGTCTGCCCTAGTTAGACGGCCAGAGCTGCAGCTGGAAATATCCGAAGCTCACTTCTTGGGATTGTTGAGCCGCTGTTCTGCCAAGCGCCCGATCGGGCCACTGGGATCCTGGGCGCGGAGCTGCTGATAGACGCGGTTCGCGTCCGCCGGCGACGTCCGCTCCAGCAGCTCGGCTTTGGCGAGCAGCGCCATGGGCTTCGAGACCGCCGTGGTGGGGTGTTCCGCCAGCTGGTCGTAGATCGCCAGCGCCTCGGCATCGCGCTTGCTGCTGCGGTAAAAGGCAGCCAGGGCCATCTTGGCGAGTGATGCGAAGTCATCGCGGCGCGAGCCCGCGGCGGCCTTCAGTTCACGCTCGGCTGTCGCCGTGTCGCCGGCATCGATGGCGGCGACACCCGCGAGATACCGGGCGATCTCGCCGGAGCGGGTATAAGGATATTTTTCGGCGACCGCCAGAAACTGTTTCTCGGCTTCGCGGCCGCGCTCCGCGCTCGAAGCGAACGTCTGGATATCTGGCGGCGGTTGCTGGCCGGCAGCGCGCAGGGGACGGTCAAAGGTCCGCACCGCCTGCCCCAGCGCCATGCTAGCCTGCTCGTTCTGCCGGTCAAAGTAGAACCAGCCGCCGGCGAGGGCGGCGGCCAGCACGGCAAGCACGATGCCGGCGCCCACCAGGTTGCGTTTGTGGCCGAGCGCCCAGGAGAAGGTTTCTTGCGCGGCGTCGGTAAGGCGGTCGTGTTTGAGCTGATGTCGGGTATAACCAGGCACAGGTAGGGTCCTTACAGGTCGGCGGAAGTGGCTGCAACGCATGAGTTTAACAGGCCAAAAATGCTGGTGCAACCGAGCCGGGCCGCATCGGCTTCCAATCAAGGGAAGAATCC carries:
- the rpmF gene encoding 50S ribosomal protein L32, whose amino-acid sequence is MPNPKRRHSKARTSRRRAHDFLSAPALSECPNCHERKVPHRACAKCGYYKGRAVVEVESK
- the fabD gene encoding ACP S-malonyltransferase produces the protein MTTAGGTLRTTAFLFPGQGSQAVGMGRELAAMYPVAQETFDEADAALGYKLSQLCWEGPEERLKMTEVTQPAILTVSVAAFRVLREKGIAPNLVAGHSLGEYSAHVAAGTLTFDDAVRIVRNRGRYMQEAVPTGLGAMAAILALSLAEVEKVCAESAQGEVVSPANINSPGQIVISGTKAAVERAAELAKQRGAKRAVMLPVSAPFHCALMQPAQDRLATELKAAAFHPMNVPLVTNVDAEVITSPDNVREDKARDALIRQVTGAVRWTDCVQALIAKGTETFVEVGPGTVLGGLMRQIDRAKTCLNVEDETSLQRVVNHFEGASLAQR
- a CDS encoding ABC transporter permease, which codes for MRMMAIIERELRRFFRSPALMMASMIFPLVQLIVLGNAFGGKITDARVAIVDQDGGPQALKIRQAFDAIHSTAKTVTPVLYTSDKQAMEDVRNGKIDGAIVIPPQYSQRVYEKNRPQIALIVDNTDNFMTSTLEEKLNQLTVALNRPDVEPRLLQQTALQVVELYPYIEYMKYLLPGSIALAMFVSVMIGGGMLYIDDKARGIHEGFLVTPITKLELVFGLTLAGTLKAMGAGIVLTVIGSLICGVSTIFNPIKLFWLLILIALTSMAFVTMMFMIMVRVDDPLVPRAIFGILNTLLFFPSGAIYPIKAFPGWLKVVAWIDPFSYAVHGFKALLLKQAGLAAIWGDMLYLAVFTLVMMTGVTLLFKRTL
- a CDS encoding tetratricopeptide repeat protein — translated: MPGYTRHQLKHDRLTDAAQETFSWALGHKRNLVGAGIVLAVLAAALAGGWFYFDRQNEQASMALGQAVRTFDRPLRAAGQQPPPDIQTFASSAERGREAEKQFLAVAEKYPYTRSGEIARYLAGVAAIDAGDTATAERELKAAAGSRRDDFASLAKMALAAFYRSSKRDAEALAIYDQLAEHPTTAVSKPMALLAKAELLERTSPADANRVYQQLRAQDPSGPIGRLAEQRLNNPKK
- the plsX gene encoding phosphate acyltransferase PlsX: MPAVISLDAMGSDRAPKPEVEGAILAARHYGLGVILVGKEDVLRAELAHHPAASNLPIEIAHASEVIGMHEKAATAVRSKRDSTLRVGLRLVREGRAQGFVTAGNTGAAMATAKMVLGALPKVDRPGLAAVFPTAVHSKATIMIDVGANVDSKPHNLEQFAIMGEIYYRTIFGTARPSVGLLSIGAEESKGNELTREAYTLLKRLPLNFVGNVEGRDLYNGKVDVIVCDGFVGNVALKISEGMVETVRHLLKQSLSATITSQMGALLSRRAFADFKKRLDYSEYGGAPLLGLKGVCIITHGSSNSNAIKNALRVASEFATGGTNGAIEQELAAHARRVEVPVQA
- a CDS encoding DUF177 domain-containing protein, with translation MFIRVRDVETEALEFDREFPAGQVDLGAEMQQSGPLRIQGRAELLEERTHGVRETIKDIRLTGSFSGQVEIQCARCLEPVTREVQADFDLLYRPLGAVERDDEVSISEAETEVGFYKGEGLALEDVLREQVLLSVPVKAVCREDCNGLCAQCGKNLNQGKCACVPVRSDPRWNALREMRSKLDG
- a CDS encoding prepilin-type N-terminal cleavage/methylation domain-containing protein, coding for MERERGFSLIELLIVVAIILIIAAIAIPNLLSARIQANESSAVGTLRTLNTAQQNYQIIYGGYADDLAKLGGNAMAPTAARSGLVDWVLGCMTQPCPKSGFTFLIINAVGAPQVNAYGLIAVPMDPSTGRRSFCSDQMSIITFDPNAGNPPVCTRSLQ